The Lysobacter enzymogenes genome window below encodes:
- the recB gene encoding exodeoxyribonuclease V subunit beta: MSAGDANPTDPFLALPLDGLRLIEASAGTGKTYTLATLVARLVIERGLSVSRILAVTFTDAATQELRERLRRRLLLAARIAADDPALQPADDDAERALTRTLVRAQAELEGEAALRARLQRAAREIDLAAVVTIHGFCARVLAEHALETGQPFDAPELIGSERELHDEIAVDLWRAFGNDAGEAELLALQWPGGPPSLAADLGALLRTPLLLPAAPEAADDPLDELQQAGAALSDAFAAHADEAFAALDAAIAGKVLNGNSYRANLPGELYAQLRAWCANGDYGQPLDERVQKLAPAALASKANKGKEAQVPASPLFDAVATYLDTAQRREQWLAAQRLALAHRIRAAASQRLAELKRVRRVQSFDDLIADVAAALDGAHGEALAQRLREQYAVALVDEFQDTDPRQWAIFRRVFGEAGAEGSALFLIGDPKQAIYGFRGGDVHTYLSAAAQAEPAPPLDHNFRSRPSLLQAIAALYAQAGAAAFVDPRIRFRAVEAGGAVADDDLQRDGAVAPALVLRALPPPADGRKKPEWSSPESRELAARACVAAIHRWLADARAGRATIQGRPLRPADIAVLVRSHDEAAQIQQALTAAGIPAVAAGRRSLFATEQAMEVLTLFDALLHPGDSGRLRAALATVLVGLDGAQVARVAAEETEQARWQAQALHWRERWQRHGPLALLAELCAQQAPRLLAISDGERRLTNLLQLAETLQEADRRALGLHGLRDWLRLRIAEADDSDEKQQLRLESDAHRVQILTLHKSKGLEFGLVFLPFVALGREPRPGRWCEYPDPDLGRVMQLQSEVFDPNAPDWDAARERAALENRAEDARLLYVGLTRARHALWIAAGPLYQASLSPLQPMLADLDALAREPGVAIDAAPIEPPPAPLPPAAAGAVPPAREAVAKVARDWWVYSFTQLTNEDAGFDPAAQDERGAEDEPQTAVDAAIDSAPAAALPGDARFGGSRFGNVVHNALERVDFGAWRDWRAGDPPPPGQAEVLASAMGKEGYTETEIADGMELLGSLVGRTLVAPLPEGARLCDVPEPARRSEMEFHFALDAAPIDALLAALHAHGQVRERRAFGSRRRLEGLMTGKIDLVYSHDGRYYVLDYKTNRLPGFDAAQVERAMAESEYDLQSLIYTVALHRWLRFRLGEAYDYARDFGGVRYLFCRGLDAADPQAGLYAAKPPQALIEALDAAFAGGAR; encoded by the coding sequence ATGAGCGCCGGCGACGCGAACCCCACCGACCCGTTCCTGGCGCTGCCGCTCGACGGCCTGCGCCTGATCGAGGCCAGCGCCGGCACCGGCAAGACCTACACCCTGGCCACGCTGGTCGCGCGGCTGGTGATCGAACGCGGCCTCAGCGTCAGCCGCATCCTCGCGGTGACCTTCACCGACGCGGCGACCCAAGAGCTGCGCGAGCGCTTGCGCCGGCGTTTGCTGCTGGCCGCGCGCATCGCCGCGGACGATCCCGCGTTGCAGCCGGCCGACGACGATGCCGAGCGCGCGCTGACCCGCACGCTGGTGCGCGCGCAGGCCGAGCTCGAAGGCGAGGCCGCGCTGCGCGCGCGCCTGCAACGCGCCGCGCGCGAGATCGATCTGGCCGCGGTGGTCACCATTCACGGCTTCTGCGCGCGCGTGCTCGCCGAGCACGCGCTGGAAACCGGCCAGCCGTTCGACGCGCCCGAGCTGATCGGCAGCGAGCGCGAGCTGCACGACGAAATCGCCGTCGACCTGTGGCGCGCGTTCGGCAACGACGCCGGCGAAGCCGAACTGCTGGCGCTGCAATGGCCCGGCGGCCCGCCGTCGCTGGCCGCCGACCTCGGCGCGTTGCTGCGCACGCCGTTGCTGCTGCCGGCCGCGCCGGAAGCCGCGGACGATCCGCTGGACGAGTTGCAACAGGCCGGCGCGGCGTTGAGCGACGCCTTCGCGGCGCACGCCGACGAGGCCTTCGCCGCGCTCGACGCGGCCATCGCCGGCAAGGTACTCAACGGCAACAGCTACCGCGCCAACCTGCCGGGTGAGCTGTACGCACAGCTGCGCGCGTGGTGCGCCAACGGCGACTACGGCCAGCCGCTCGACGAACGCGTACAAAAGCTCGCGCCCGCCGCGTTGGCGTCGAAGGCCAACAAGGGCAAGGAAGCGCAAGTGCCGGCGTCGCCGTTGTTCGACGCGGTGGCGACGTATCTCGACACCGCGCAGCGGCGCGAGCAGTGGCTCGCGGCGCAGCGGCTCGCGTTGGCGCACCGCATCCGCGCGGCGGCGTCGCAACGGTTGGCCGAACTCAAGCGCGTGCGCCGGGTGCAGAGCTTCGACGATCTGATCGCCGATGTCGCCGCAGCGCTGGACGGCGCGCACGGCGAGGCCTTGGCGCAGCGTCTGCGCGAACAGTATGCGGTGGCCTTGGTCGACGAATTCCAGGACACCGACCCGCGCCAGTGGGCGATCTTCCGCCGCGTGTTCGGCGAGGCCGGGGCGGAAGGCAGCGCCTTGTTCCTGATCGGCGATCCCAAGCAGGCGATCTACGGGTTCCGCGGCGGCGACGTGCACACCTATCTGTCGGCCGCGGCGCAGGCCGAGCCGGCGCCGCCGCTGGACCACAATTTCCGCTCGCGGCCTTCGTTGCTGCAAGCGATCGCCGCGCTGTACGCGCAGGCCGGCGCGGCCGCGTTCGTCGATCCGCGCATCCGCTTCCGCGCGGTCGAAGCCGGCGGCGCGGTCGCCGACGACGATCTGCAGCGCGATGGCGCCGTGGCACCGGCGCTGGTGTTGCGCGCGCTGCCGCCGCCGGCCGACGGACGCAAGAAACCCGAGTGGAGTTCGCCCGAATCGCGCGAGCTGGCCGCGCGCGCCTGCGTCGCCGCGATCCACCGCTGGCTCGCCGATGCGCGCGCCGGCCGCGCCACGATCCAGGGCCGGCCGTTGCGCCCGGCCGACATAGCCGTGTTGGTGCGCAGCCACGACGAGGCCGCGCAGATCCAGCAAGCATTGACCGCCGCCGGCATCCCCGCGGTCGCCGCCGGCCGCCGCAGCCTGTTCGCGACCGAACAGGCGATGGAAGTGCTGACCCTGTTCGACGCCTTGCTGCACCCCGGCGACAGCGGCCGCCTGCGCGCGGCGCTGGCGACGGTGCTGGTCGGCCTGGACGGCGCGCAGGTGGCGCGCGTGGCCGCCGAGGAAACCGAACAGGCGCGCTGGCAAGCGCAGGCGCTGCACTGGCGCGAGCGCTGGCAGCGCCACGGCCCGCTGGCGCTGCTGGCCGAGCTGTGCGCGCAACAAGCGCCGCGATTGCTCGCGATCAGCGACGGCGAACGCCGTCTGACCAACCTGCTGCAACTGGCCGAGACCTTGCAGGAAGCCGACCGCCGAGCGCTCGGCCTGCACGGCCTGCGCGACTGGCTGCGCCTGCGCATCGCCGAGGCCGACGACAGCGACGAGAAACAACAACTGCGATTGGAATCGGACGCGCACCGGGTACAGATCCTGACCCTGCACAAGAGCAAGGGCCTGGAATTCGGCCTGGTGTTCCTGCCGTTCGTCGCGCTGGGCCGCGAACCGCGCCCCGGCCGCTGGTGCGAATACCCCGATCCCGACCTCGGCCGGGTCATGCAACTGCAAAGCGAGGTGTTCGACCCGAACGCGCCGGACTGGGACGCCGCGCGCGAGCGCGCCGCGCTGGAGAACCGCGCCGAGGACGCGCGTCTGCTCTACGTCGGCCTGACCCGCGCGCGCCACGCGCTGTGGATCGCCGCCGGGCCGCTGTACCAGGCGTCGCTGTCGCCGCTGCAGCCGATGCTGGCCGACCTCGACGCGCTGGCGCGCGAACCCGGCGTTGCGATCGACGCGGCGCCGATCGAGCCGCCGCCCGCGCCGCTGCCGCCCGCCGCCGCCGGCGCGGTGCCGCCGGCGCGCGAAGCCGTCGCCAAGGTCGCGCGCGACTGGTGGGTGTACAGCTTCACCCAGCTGACCAACGAGGACGCCGGTTTCGACCCCGCGGCGCAGGACGAACGCGGCGCCGAAGACGAACCGCAGACCGCCGTGGACGCCGCCATCGATTCCGCGCCGGCCGCGGCGCTGCCCGGCGATGCGCGCTTCGGCGGCAGCCGCTTCGGCAACGTCGTCCACAACGCGCTCGAACGCGTCGACTTCGGCGCCTGGCGCGACTGGCGCGCAGGCGATCCGCCGCCGCCGGGGCAGGCCGAGGTGCTGGCTTCGGCGATGGGCAAGGAGGGCTACACCGAAACCGAAATCGCCGACGGCATGGAGCTGCTCGGTTCGCTGGTCGGGCGCACCCTGGTCGCGCCGCTGCCCGAAGGCGCGCGCCTGTGCGACGTGCCAGAACCGGCGCGGCGCAGCGAAATGGAATTCCACTTCGCTCTCGACGCCGCGCCGATCGACGCGCTGCTGGCCGCGCTGCACGCGCACGGCCAGGTGCGCGAGCGCCGCGCGTTCGGCTCGCGCCGGCGCCTGGAAGGCTTGATGACCGGCAAGATCGACTTGGTGTATTCGCACGACGGCCGCTATTACGTGCTCGACTACAAGACCAACCGCCTGCCGGGGTTCGACGCCGCCCAGGTCGAACGCGCGATGGCCGAAAGCGAGTACGACCTGCAATCGCTGATCTACACCGTCGCCCTGCACCGCTGGCTGCGTTTCCGCCTCGGCGAGGCCTACGACTACGCGCGCGATTTCGGCGGCGTGCGCTATCTGTTCTGCCGCGGCCTCGATGCGGCCGATCCGCAGGCCGGTCTTTACGCGGCCAAGCCGCCGCAAGCCTTGATCGAAGCGCTCGACGCGGCGTTCGCCGGAGGCGCGCGATGA
- the mlaD gene encoding outer membrane lipid asymmetry maintenance protein MlaD: MSVRSPRIEFAVGAFLLLALASLLVLAIASTNGKFGFGRDNYEVTAKFTSIGALRPNAPVKIGGVNVGQVADISLDPKSYASVVTLAIDKRYNKLSADTSAGIFTSGLLGESYIGLTPGGDPDDLKPGDEIYLTQPAIDLIQLVGKYMFSGGAAGGGNNANGAEAAKPADAGTPDYLKGEPTAPSSESKP, encoded by the coding sequence ATGTCCGTCCGCAGTCCCCGCATCGAATTCGCCGTCGGCGCGTTCCTGCTGCTCGCCCTGGCCTCGCTGCTGGTGTTGGCGATCGCCTCCACCAACGGCAAGTTCGGCTTCGGCCGCGACAATTACGAGGTCACCGCCAAGTTCACCAGCATCGGCGCGCTGCGTCCGAACGCGCCGGTGAAGATCGGCGGCGTCAACGTCGGCCAGGTCGCCGATATTTCGCTGGACCCCAAGAGCTACGCCTCGGTGGTCACCCTGGCCATCGACAAGCGCTACAACAAGCTCTCGGCCGACACCTCGGCCGGCATCTTCACCAGCGGCCTGCTCGGCGAAAGCTATATCGGGTTGACCCCGGGCGGCGACCCGGACGACCTCAAGCCGGGCGACGAGATCTACCTGACCCAGCCAGCGATCGACCTGATCCAGCTGGTCGGCAAGTACATGTTCAGCGGCGGCGCGGCCGGCGGCGGCAACAACGCCAACGGCGCCGAAGCCGCCAAGCCGGCCGACGCCGGCACCCCCGATTACCTCAAGGGCGAACCCACCGCCCCCTCCAGCGAGAGCAAGCCATGA
- a CDS encoding MlaE family lipid ABC transporter permease subunit — protein MALFETVRSLGRAGLFSLSVFRASKPTADLFRELVREIYKIGARSLPIIAVGGAFVGLSVTLLGYRALDTYGAANQVSAMLGLGLYRELGPVLTALLFIGRAGSSIAAELGLMRATDQITALGLMAIDPVGKAVAPRFWAAVLCVPLLTGFFCSLAISASYFESVHVIGLEPGVFWQVLKDSVDFFDDFLMAFVKSAVFGGTAALVAAYVGYHAEPTIEGTSVATTRAVVNASLLVLMFNFVMSAFLFK, from the coding sequence ATGGCGTTGTTCGAAACCGTCCGCTCGCTGGGCCGCGCCGGCCTGTTCTCGTTGTCGGTGTTCCGCGCGTCCAAACCGACCGCGGATTTGTTCCGCGAGCTGGTGCGCGAGATCTACAAGATCGGCGCGCGTTCGCTGCCGATCATCGCCGTTGGCGGCGCGTTCGTGGGCTTGTCGGTGACCCTGCTGGGCTACCGCGCGCTCGATACCTACGGCGCGGCCAACCAAGTCAGCGCGATGCTCGGCCTCGGCCTGTACCGCGAGCTCGGCCCGGTGCTGACCGCGCTGCTGTTCATCGGCCGCGCCGGCAGCTCGATCGCGGCCGAACTGGGGCTGATGCGCGCGACCGACCAGATCACCGCGCTCGGCCTGATGGCGATCGACCCGGTCGGCAAGGCGGTGGCGCCGCGGTTCTGGGCGGCGGTGCTGTGCGTGCCGCTGCTGACCGGCTTCTTCTGCAGCCTGGCGATCAGCGCGAGCTATTTCGAATCGGTCCACGTGATCGGCCTGGAGCCCGGGGTGTTCTGGCAGGTGCTCAAGGACAGCGTGGATTTCTTCGACGATTTCCTGATGGCGTTCGTGAAGTCGGCCGTGTTCGGCGGCACCGCGGCGCTGGTGGCGGCGTACGTGGGCTACCACGCCGAGCCGACCATCGAGGGCACCTCGGTGGCGACGACGCGCGCGGTGGTCAACGCCTCGCTGCTAGTGCTGATGTTCAACTTCGTGATGTCGGCATTCTTGTTCAAGTGA
- a CDS encoding MlaC/ttg2D family ABC transporter substrate-binding protein produces MKRILTASLLACALLAGVPSLALAQATAAPGTAPAAGMPSAMVLTNTTRILSTLESRRAEFSKNRAALSQFVTTEFNQLFDRDYAARLVLGTHGRGAADADVANFADALTSSLMQRYGSALLDFNTRLQVRIKSETPLRNGAIVKVSSEFLRQGGEPVPVDYLLRKTGNQWKVFDVMVEGVSFVQTFRNQFDTPLSQKSIAQVAADIKAGKLQAQASGNK; encoded by the coding sequence ATGAAGCGCATCCTGACCGCCTCCCTCCTCGCCTGCGCCCTGCTCGCCGGCGTTCCGTCCCTGGCCCTGGCCCAGGCCACCGCCGCGCCGGGCACCGCGCCGGCCGCCGGCATGCCGAGCGCGATGGTGCTGACCAACACCACCCGCATCCTGTCGACCCTGGAATCGCGCCGCGCCGAGTTCAGCAAGAACCGCGCCGCGCTGAGCCAGTTCGTGACCACCGAGTTCAACCAGCTGTTCGACCGCGACTACGCCGCGCGGCTGGTGCTGGGCACCCACGGCCGCGGCGCCGCCGATGCCGACGTGGCCAACTTCGCCGACGCGCTGACCAGCAGCCTGATGCAGCGCTACGGTTCGGCCCTGCTCGACTTCAACACCCGCCTGCAGGTGCGGATCAAGTCGGAAACCCCGCTGCGCAACGGCGCCATCGTCAAGGTGTCGAGCGAGTTCCTGCGCCAGGGCGGCGAGCCGGTGCCGGTGGACTACCTGCTGCGCAAGACCGGCAACCAGTGGAAGGTGTTCGACGTGATGGTGGAAGGCGTCAGCTTCGTGCAGACCTTCCGCAACCAGTTCGACACGCCGCTGAGCCAGAAGTCGATCGCCCAGGTCGCCGCCGACATCAAGGCCGGCAAGCTGCAGGCGCAGGCGAGCGGCAACAAGTGA
- a CDS encoding ABC transporter ATP-binding protein, protein MTTTSTPIVRLTDLRLDRGGRSVLRGINLSVPRGSIVAVLGPSGSGKSTLLSALTGELAPASGTVEVFGQPVPQNQRQLLELRKGIGVLLQGNGLLTDLTAAENVALPLRAHTQLPNPLIRRLVLMKLHAVGLRAAADAYPRELSGGMARRVALARALALDPPLMIYDEPLTGLDPIASGVVMSLVRRLNDTLGLTSIVVTHHVHETLPVADHAIVIANGGIVFSGTPAELEHSDDPLVRQFLRGEPDGPIGFDAAPRNSEAA, encoded by the coding sequence ATGACGACGACTTCGACGCCCATCGTCCGCCTGACCGACCTGCGCCTGGATCGCGGCGGCCGCAGCGTGCTGCGCGGCATCAATCTGAGCGTGCCGCGCGGCAGCATCGTCGCCGTGCTCGGCCCGTCCGGCAGCGGCAAGTCGACCCTGCTGTCGGCGCTGACCGGCGAACTGGCGCCGGCCTCGGGCACGGTCGAAGTGTTCGGCCAACCGGTGCCGCAGAACCAGCGCCAGTTGCTGGAACTGCGCAAAGGCATCGGCGTGCTGCTGCAAGGCAACGGCCTGCTGACCGACCTGACCGCGGCCGAGAACGTGGCCCTGCCGCTGCGCGCGCACACCCAGCTGCCGAACCCGCTGATCCGCCGGCTGGTGCTGATGAAGCTGCACGCGGTCGGCCTGCGCGCGGCCGCCGACGCCTACCCGCGCGAACTCTCCGGCGGCATGGCCCGGCGCGTGGCGCTGGCGCGCGCGCTGGCGCTGGACCCGCCGCTGATGATCTACGACGAACCGCTGACCGGGCTCGACCCGATCGCCTCGGGCGTGGTCATGAGCCTGGTGCGCCGGCTCAACGACACCCTCGGCCTGACCAGCATCGTGGTGACCCACCACGTCCACGAAACCCTGCCGGTGGCCGACCACGCCATCGTCATCGCCAACGGCGGCATCGTCTTCTCCGGCACCCCGGCCGAGCTGGAGCACAGCGACGACCCCTTGGTGCGCCAGTTCCTGCGCGGCGAGCCCGACGGCCCGATCGGCTTCGACGCCGCACCGCGCAACTCGGAGGCCGCGTAA
- the recC gene encoding exodeoxyribonuclease V subunit gamma, protein MPARPDFRLYHSNALDVLAGLLAQELRTPAPGQPLLAPDTILIPQVAMRRWLQATLAQAHGIAANLEFLTPGEFVQRALDANVPGGEDDLDAAALRWRLYAQLARPAQLREPALAPLRGYLDGDDPIKAWSLSGELAGLFEKYQAWRRDWLLAWDAGHERGDPQAALWRKVAGGRRYRARRIDDYLQRFGGDSERDDAPRGLPPRLFAFATLNISPDVLRVIATQARAGSLHFYLPTPTRKYWGDLGTLAERLRQGEQAAFGEDDNPLLQAWGAAGRDFMAVLGGYEVVHPSGEIAAYADPEDSRYDDPERDSLLQRLQRDLLHRRALPAQPWRAQLDRLDASVQIHACHTRLREVQVLHDQLQGLLDPNSEQGRRFDPPLQPRDIAVLAPDIDPYAPHIAAVFGGLAGRPGFIPYALADVSPLAAEPLAEVFLRLLALPVSRFGLSEILDLLATPAIAEQAGLDGDGLERLRVWLGEAGARWGIDAAHRGRHDAPGDDAYTWAFALDRVLIGHAAGDGEDGDGALVAGVAPYAELEGAALDALDALIRLLRVLARFERGLAAELTPAQWCERLLGPLRALLPERPRDSGDQRTLERLRTLVETFAGDAAAAGFDGSVAPEVVRAHFRAALAEADTRAPLLTGGVSFGRMVPMRLIPFRAICLLGMNDGDYPRRDPAGGLNRLAAELGTGARRRGDRSLRDDDRFLFLQLFGAASDAFYLSYLGADPRDGSQREPSPLVSELLDAIARYHADPAQVRAQFVVRQPLQPFAPAAFGGDAGDAAEPRRFSYRSEWRPAADAGAGRREDLGPWLDDLLPPLQHEDGDRHLNYQDLRSFLRDPPTAFLRQRLGLRLPEEIETAEDVEPLVLPGRGLFRQQLQRAVFDDLLAGDGAVDRDRLQASLRARALLPSGPLGRRQLDALLGQVRPYADAFARWRGGAAQTLPFELELDGTRLLGRLDELYPSGLARLRFDTLHGPAQIAHGLDWLVLSALGDARPLAQFAQASDGPGPHLRAALPPRQARAALAALLRLRDYGLRMPLPFLPRAGWLWYEAAMQDKDGRGHSGWSRAEAQWHGGPRHWGEAGQPGVRLALRGRDPFADAELGEQFRGIAKLVFDAVVLGRDEDAA, encoded by the coding sequence ATGCCCGCGCGTCCCGATTTCCGTCTCTACCATTCCAATGCGCTGGACGTGCTGGCCGGACTGCTCGCGCAGGAGCTGCGCACGCCGGCGCCCGGGCAGCCGTTGCTGGCGCCGGACACGATCCTGATCCCGCAGGTGGCGATGCGGCGCTGGTTGCAGGCGACCCTGGCGCAGGCGCACGGCATCGCCGCGAACCTGGAATTCCTGACCCCGGGCGAATTCGTCCAGCGCGCGCTCGACGCCAACGTGCCCGGCGGCGAGGACGACCTCGACGCCGCCGCGCTGCGCTGGCGGCTGTACGCGCAGCTGGCGCGGCCGGCGCAGTTGCGCGAGCCGGCATTGGCGCCGCTGCGCGGTTATCTGGACGGCGACGATCCGATCAAGGCCTGGTCGCTGTCGGGCGAACTCGCCGGCCTGTTCGAGAAATACCAGGCCTGGCGCCGCGACTGGCTGCTGGCCTGGGACGCCGGTCACGAGCGCGGCGACCCGCAGGCGGCGCTGTGGCGCAAGGTCGCCGGCGGCCGCCGCTACCGCGCGCGCCGCATCGACGACTACCTGCAGCGCTTCGGCGGCGACAGCGAACGCGACGACGCGCCGCGCGGCCTGCCGCCGCGGCTGTTCGCCTTCGCCACGCTGAACATCTCGCCCGACGTGTTGCGGGTGATCGCGACCCAGGCCCGCGCCGGCAGCCTGCATTTCTATCTGCCGACGCCGACGCGCAAGTACTGGGGCGACCTGGGCACTCTGGCCGAGCGCCTGCGCCAGGGCGAGCAGGCCGCGTTCGGCGAAGACGACAACCCGCTGCTGCAGGCCTGGGGCGCGGCCGGGCGCGATTTCATGGCGGTGCTCGGCGGCTACGAAGTGGTGCACCCGTCCGGCGAAATCGCCGCCTACGCCGATCCGGAAGACAGCCGCTACGACGACCCCGAGCGCGACAGCCTGCTGCAACGCCTGCAACGCGACCTGCTGCACCGGCGCGCGCTGCCGGCGCAGCCGTGGCGCGCGCAGCTCGACCGGCTCGACGCCAGCGTGCAGATCCACGCCTGCCATACGCGCTTGCGCGAGGTGCAGGTGCTGCACGACCAACTGCAAGGCCTGCTCGATCCGAACAGCGAACAAGGCCGCCGCTTCGACCCGCCGCTGCAACCGCGCGACATCGCCGTGCTCGCGCCCGACATCGATCCGTACGCGCCGCACATCGCCGCGGTGTTCGGCGGCCTCGCCGGGCGCCCGGGCTTCATCCCGTATGCGCTCGCCGACGTCAGCCCGCTCGCCGCCGAGCCCCTGGCCGAAGTGTTCCTGCGCCTGCTGGCCTTGCCGGTGTCGCGCTTCGGCCTCAGCGAAATCCTCGACCTGCTGGCGACTCCGGCGATCGCCGAACAGGCCGGCCTCGACGGCGACGGCCTGGAGCGCCTGCGCGTGTGGCTCGGCGAAGCCGGCGCGCGCTGGGGCATCGACGCCGCCCATCGCGGCCGCCACGACGCGCCCGGCGACGACGCCTACACCTGGGCGTTCGCGCTCGACCGCGTGCTGATCGGCCACGCCGCCGGCGACGGCGAAGACGGCGACGGCGCCTTGGTCGCCGGCGTCGCGCCGTACGCCGAACTCGAAGGCGCTGCGCTCGATGCGCTCGATGCGTTGATCCGCCTGTTGCGCGTGCTGGCCCGGTTCGAACGCGGCCTCGCCGCCGAGCTGACCCCGGCGCAATGGTGCGAACGCCTGCTCGGCCCGCTGCGCGCGCTGCTGCCCGAACGCCCGCGCGACAGCGGCGACCAGCGCACGCTGGAACGCCTGCGCACGCTGGTGGAAACCTTCGCCGGCGACGCCGCCGCGGCCGGCTTCGACGGCAGCGTCGCGCCGGAAGTGGTGCGCGCGCATTTCCGCGCCGCGCTGGCCGAGGCCGACACCCGCGCGCCGCTGCTGACCGGCGGGGTCAGCTTCGGCCGGATGGTGCCGATGCGTTTGATTCCGTTCCGCGCGATCTGCCTGCTCGGCATGAACGACGGCGATTACCCGCGCCGCGACCCGGCCGGCGGCCTCAACCGCCTCGCCGCCGAACTCGGCACCGGCGCGCGCCGCCGCGGCGACCGCTCGCTGCGCGACGACGACCGCTTCTTGTTCCTGCAATTGTTCGGCGCCGCGTCCGACGCGTTCTATCTGAGCTACCTGGGCGCCGACCCGCGCGACGGCAGCCAGCGCGAGCCGTCGCCGCTGGTGTCGGAACTGCTCGACGCGATCGCCCGCTACCACGCCGATCCGGCCCAGGTGCGCGCGCAGTTCGTGGTGCGCCAGCCGTTGCAGCCGTTCGCGCCGGCCGCGTTCGGCGGCGACGCCGGCGACGCGGCCGAACCGCGCCGCTTCAGTTACCGCAGCGAATGGCGTCCGGCCGCGGACGCCGGCGCGGGCCGGCGCGAAGATCTCGGCCCGTGGCTCGACGACCTGTTGCCGCCGCTGCAGCACGAAGACGGCGACCGCCACTTGAACTACCAGGACCTGCGCAGCTTCCTGCGCGATCCGCCGACCGCGTTCCTGCGCCAGCGCCTGGGCCTGCGCCTGCCCGAGGAAATCGAAACCGCCGAAGACGTCGAACCGCTGGTGCTGCCGGGGCGCGGTCTGTTCCGCCAACAATTGCAGCGCGCGGTGTTCGACGACCTGCTCGCCGGCGACGGCGCGGTCGACCGCGACCGCCTGCAGGCTTCGCTGCGCGCGCGCGCCTTGCTGCCGTCGGGGCCGCTGGGACGGCGCCAGCTCGACGCCTTGCTCGGTCAGGTGCGCCCCTATGCCGACGCGTTCGCGCGCTGGCGCGGCGGCGCGGCGCAGACGCTGCCGTTCGAACTGGAACTCGACGGGACGCGCTTGCTCGGACGGCTCGACGAGTTGTATCCGAGCGGGCTGGCGCGATTGCGCTTCGATACCTTGCATGGGCCGGCGCAGATCGCGCACGGCCTGGACTGGCTGGTGCTGTCGGCGCTCGGCGACGCGCGCCCGCTGGCGCAGTTCGCCCAAGCCAGCGACGGGCCCGGCCCGCACCTGCGCGCCGCGTTGCCGCCGCGGCAGGCGCGCGCCGCGCTGGCGGCGCTGCTGCGTCTGCGCGACTACGGCCTGCGCATGCCGCTGCCGTTCCTGCCGCGCGCGGGCTGGCTGTGGTACGAGGCGGCGATGCAGGACAAGGACGGTCGTGGACACTCTGGTTGGAGCCGGGCCGAAGCGCAATGGCACGGCGGCCCGCGCCATTGGGGCGAAGCCGGCCAACCCGGCGTGCGCCTCGCGCTGCGCGGGCGCGATCCGTTCGCCGATGCGGAACTGGGCGAGCAATTCCGCGGCATCGCCAAGCTGGTGTTCGATGCGGTGGTGCTGGGCCGCGACGAGGACGCCGCATGA
- a CDS encoding STAS domain-containing protein: protein MSAAGTAASVRRDGETLAFAGALDRAAAAALWPQARPLAAGARRFDLTGVASVDSAGLALLAELAAQAPGVAVVGEPAGLAELRAAYRLDESLGFGR from the coding sequence GTGAGCGCGGCGGGCACCGCGGCCAGCGTGCGGCGCGACGGCGAGACGCTGGCGTTCGCCGGCGCGCTCGACCGCGCCGCGGCGGCCGCGTTGTGGCCGCAAGCGCGGCCGCTGGCGGCCGGCGCGCGCCGCTTCGACCTGACCGGCGTGGCCTCGGTCGACAGCGCCGGCCTGGCGCTGTTGGCCGAACTGGCCGCGCAGGCGCCGGGCGTGGCGGTGGTCGGCGAGCCGGCCGGTCTGGCCGAGTTGCGCGCGGCCTACCGCCTCGACGAATCGCTCGGCTTCGGCCGCTGA